One Hyphomonadaceae bacterium BL14 genomic window, GAACAGATAGCCTTGCCCATTGGTGCAACCGAGCGCCGTGAGGAGTTCGGCCTGCTCCTCGCTTTCGATGCCCTCGGCGGTGACGTCCAGCCCGAAATCCTGTGCGATGCCGATGATGGCGCGTACGAGCTGAAGATCGGCATGTGAGCGGGTTATCTCCATGACAAAAGACCGGTCGATCTTGAGACTATGGACGGGCAACTTGCGCAGCATGCTCAGCGATGAATAGCCGGTTCCGAAATCGTCAATAGCCAGGCGAATGCCGAGTGTGCGCAATTCCTCCATGGCCCGGATGGCCTTGTCCGGATGCTTGATGATCGCAGACTCCGTGATTTCCAGGCACAGCCGTCCTGGCGCCATGCCGGAGTATTCCAGGGCGTCTTGAATCTTGTCGATCAGATCGGGCTCCTCAAGCTGGAGCGGCGACAGATTGACCGACATGCGCCAATCGCCGCCGAGGCGCCCCGCCTCGGCGAGTGACCGTTCAAGAATGGACGCGCCGAGCCGGCGTATGATGCCCAACTCTTCGGCAAGGGGAATGAACTCGGCCGGAGAGACAGCGCCGAGCGTATCGTCTGTCCAGCGGGCAAGCGATTCATAACCTGCAAGGCGGCGTGACCGCAGATCGACAATCGGCTGGAATGCCGGCTGGATGGTGCGTTGCTCCACCGCCCGGTGCAGATGATGTGCAATCAGTGTGCGTCGCTCAATTCTCTCGCGAATCCGACTGTCGAAAGCGATGATGCGCGCGCGCCCGGCAGACTTGGCCGTATACATGGCCATATCAGCCTGCTGGATCAGCGCCTCCGGATCGACCTTCGCACCTTGATGCAGGGTGATGCCAATGCTTGCGCTGATCTGGAACTCACGGTCGCTCGTCTTGATGGGGGTGGACAGACACGCCTGCAGCTCGTGTGCGAGGTTTTCTAGGACCTGTTGACGAAGTGGATTCCCAACCCGCCCGAAGCGTGATTCAAGACTGGCTTTTGGGAGGTGGTCTTGGTTCGCGGTTTGATGACGGACGAGGAGTGGGCGTTCTTTGCGCCTTTCGTGGTGGCGACCGGAGGCAAGCGGGGCCGCCCGCCTTCTGATCATCGCCGCGTGCTGGACGGCGTGTTCTGGATCGCGCGCACCGGCGCGCCCTGGCGTGATCTTCACGACTATTTCGGTCCGTGGACGCGGGTCTACCGCCAGTTCCGCCGCTGGACGCTGTCAGGCGTGTGGGAGGTGATGTTGGAAGCGCTGGGCGAGAGCGGGGCCGTACCCGACAGTCTTCAAATGGTCGATTCCACTATCGTTCGCGCGCACCATCAGGCTGCGGGCGCTAAAGGGGGACTCAAAAACAGGGTTTTGGGCGCTCAAAAGGTGGCTTCACGACCAAAATACACCTTCGCACCAACGCTGAAGGGCTGCCCATAGCCGCTGAGATCACCGGCGGTGAAGTCTCCGACTACAAAGGTTATGAGGCGGTGATGGCCGCGCATGGCCCAGTCCCGCGCGTCCTGCTGGCCGACAAAGGCTATGACAGCGACAATATCCGAACATCGCTGGAAGCCGCCGGCGCCGTGCCGATGATCCCGGCGCGCCGAAACCGCAAGAACCCCGTCCAGATCGACGACTTCGTCTATGGGCTGAGAAACCGCATCGAGCGGTGCTTCAACAAGCTGCGCTGCTCACGCCGCCTCGCCACACGCTACGACAAGACCGCCGACAGCTATCTCGGCTTCATCCATCTCGCTTCAATCCGCCTGTGGTTCCGGTACTTTGTCAACAGCACCTAGCATGATGACGCTCTCGACCTGGTCGACCACCACGACGAACTCATCGCCACCAAATCGCGCGACCGTATCCTGTCTCCGGATGGCTCCTTGCAGGCGCTTGGCTGCAGCAATGAGGAGTTCATCGCCTATAGCGTGACCATTGCCATCGTTGATAAGCTTGAAATGGTCGATATCCAGAAAGACTATTCCCACATGGCATTGGCTCTTTACCGTGCGAGCTGCGGCCTGTTGGATGCGGTTAATCAGCAAGGTCCGGTTTGGGAGCCCTGTCAGGATATCATGCGTCGCCCGATGAGCGAGCGCGTACTCAGAGGTTCGCCGCTCGGTGATATCGTGTGAGGTGATTACAAGCCCGCCGACCGCGTCATCGTCTTTTAAGTCGGTGAGGTTTGCGCTCATCCAGCGGGGTCCGTGGCAAGTCATCAATACATGGTCGGGCAGTTTTTCAGCCTTGGGAGAAACGCTTTTGCCAGATTGCAGGTCTTCAGACGTCGGCTTAAGACTGTACATGAAATGCAACACTTTTTCACGTGTCCTGGCCTCCAGGTGCTTCCAGTACAGGCTGCCAACCAGTTCGGATCCCAGAGCTTCAATGGCGGCATGGCTTGCCCATTGGACAACTCCATCCGCGTTGATGACCACGACGAGATCCTTGCTGTGGCAGGTTATCGCGGCGAGGCGGGACTGCGCCAAGGCGACCTGGCGCGAAGCATTCCGGCGCACAAGTGATGATGCGATAACGTCCGTGACGGAGCGCAACAGGCTCATCTCGCCATCGGTATAAACACGGGTCGAGCGCACGGAATCGAAGCCGACAATACCAAGCCTCTTGCCAGCATTAAGCATCGGCACAACAAGTACAGACTGGATTCCTTGGCTTTGCAGGAATGTACGCTCGTCTGCCCGATCGTCGGGGAGGTCGGCGACACATGGCACGTGGATTGTACAACCGGAGGCAAGAGGCTGGACCCAGCCTGCAATAGCATCATGAGGCAGGCTCTGGAGATTGGCGATTTCGGGAGCGATCCCCGGAGCACACCACTCGTGGGTGTTGTCAATCAGTCCGCCTGGCCGGTCCTGGAAGACATAAGTGCGGTCTGCGCCGCAGAAGGCGCCCAGGCGGGCAATGGCGTCGTTGATCCCGGCATCCACCTCCTCGTTGGCGCGATGGACGAAGGAGCCAAGGATCTCGGATACGAGAGCCTGCATGGCGGTCAATCGTTCGTATGCTGCCCGAAAATCATCGTAATCGGAGGGAGGGCTGCAAACTCTGCCACCTGTTGGCATCCTAGACACTTCGTATGCCTCCGAACTTTAAGGACATTGGAGCGGCACGCACATTGCCTGCATAGCGAACACACATTAACTTGGTGCTAATTCTCTACTTCGAGTTTCACAAATAAATTGTGGCCACAACACCTTTTTGGAACAAAAAGTGTTCATTGAATGGAGGCGCCTTCAAGGCTTTGGCGCGCCATCCCCGCCTTAAGCCGTTGGCCTGATCTGCGAGACCCGCGGCGCCGGGGGCGCTGTTGAGCTTTCCGGTCTGCTTCTAGCGGGCTTTTCAGCCTCCGCTCCATGACACAATCGCACGCCATGAGCACGCCCAAACATTGCGTCTAAGGCGACGCCAGCCCACAGGATCAGCGTCATGACCCTCGCGTTTGCGCCCGAGCGGATCGAGCACTGGCCGCTTGCGCGCCTGCAGCCCTATGCGAAGAACGCGAAGGCGCATGGTGCCGACCAGATCGCGAAGATCGCCGCCAGCATGGCCGAGTTCGGCTGGACCGTGCCCTGCCTCGTGGGCGAAGACGGTGAGCTGATCGCGGGCCATGGCCGTGTGCTGGCGGCTGCCCAGCTCGGGCTGACCGAGGCGCCGGTGATCGTGCTGGGGCATCTGACCGAGGCGCAGCGCCGAGCCTATCGCATCGCGGACAACAAGCTGACCGAACTCGGGACCTGGGATGAGGCGCTGCTGTCGGCGGAACTGAACGACCTCCTCGCGGAGGATTTCGACCTGTCGCTGGTCGGGTTCTCCGACGGGGAGCTGGACAAGCTGCTGGCCTTCGTGCCGGAGGGCGACGGTGAGGACGGTGGCGGCGGCTGCGTGCC contains:
- a CDS encoding EAL domain-containing protein, whose amino-acid sequence is MAMYTAKSAGRARIIAFDSRIRERIERRTLIAHHLHRAVEQRTIQPAFQPIVDLRSRRLAGYESLARWTDDTLGAVSPAEFIPLAEELGIIRRLGASILERSLAEAGRLGGDWRMSVNLSPLQLEEPDLIDKIQDALEYSGMAPGRLCLEITESAIIKHPDKAIRAMEELRTLGIRLAIDDFGTGYSSLSMLRKLPVHSLKIDRSFVMEITRSHADLQLVRAIIGIAQDFGLDVTAEGIESEEQAELLTALGCTNGQGYLFGRPACLLDASSASMQARRAVGR
- a CDS encoding IS5 family transposase (programmed frameshift), with the protein product MVLVRGLMTDEEWAFFAPFVVATGGKRGRPPSDHRRVLDGVFWIARTGAPWRDLHDYFGPWTRVYRQFRRWTLSGVWEVMLEALGESGAVPDSLQMVDSTIVRAHHQAAGAKRGTQKQGFGRSKGGFTTKIHLRTNAEGLPIAAEITGGEVSDYKGYEAVMAAHGPVPRVLLADKGYDSDNIRTSLEAAGAVPMIPARRNRKNPVQIDDFVYGLRNRIERCFNKLRCSRRLATRYDKTADSYLGFIHLASIRLWFRYFVNST
- a CDS encoding diguanylate cyclase, giving the protein MQALVSEILGSFVHRANEEVDAGINDAIARLGAFCGADRTYVFQDRPGGLIDNTHEWCAPGIAPEIANLQSLPHDAIAGWVQPLASGCTIHVPCVADLPDDRADERTFLQSQGIQSVLVVPMLNAGKRLGIVGFDSVRSTRVYTDGEMSLLRSVTDVIASSLVRRNASRQVALAQSRLAAITCHSKDLVVVINADGVVQWASHAAIEALGSELVGSLYWKHLEARTREKVLHFMYSLKPTSEDLQSGKSVSPKAEKLPDHVLMTCHGPRWMSANLTDLKDDDAVGGLVITSHDITERRTSEYALAHRATHDILTGLPNRTLLINRIQQAAARTVKSQCHVGIVFLDIDHFKLINDGNGHAIGDELLIAAAKRLQGAIRRQDTVARFGGDEFVVVVDQVESVIMLGAVDKVPEPQAD